One window of Lagenorhynchus albirostris chromosome 16, mLagAlb1.1, whole genome shotgun sequence genomic DNA carries:
- the GSTO1 gene encoding glutathione S-transferase omega-1 isoform X2 has protein sequence MSGGSARSLGKGSAPPGQVPEGLIRVYSMRFCPFAKRTLLVLKAKGIGHEVININLKNKPEWFFKKNPFGLVPVLENSQGQVIYESAITCEYLDEAYPGKKLLPDDPYEKACQKMVFELFSKVPPLLLSLLRRQNKEDCSGLKEELHKEFSKLEEVLTNKKTTFFGGSSLSMIDYLIWPWFEWLVALELNEYVNHTPNLKLWMEAMMKDPAVSSLFIDPKAFRGFLDLYLQNNLEACDYGL, from the exons ATGTCCGGAGGGTCAGCCAGGAGCCTGGGGAAGG GAAGCGCGCCCCCGGGGCAGGTCCCCGAGGGCCTGATTCGCGTCTACAGCATGAGGTTCTGCCCGTTCGCCAAGAGGACGCTCCTGGTCCTGAAGGCCAAGGGAATTGG GCATGAAGTCATTAACATCAACCTAAAAAATAAGCCTGAGTGGTTCTTCAAGAAGAATCCCTTCGGCCTGGTGCCAGTTCTGGAAAACAGTCAGGGTCAAGTGATCTACGAATCTGCCATCACTTGTGAGTACCTGGATGAAGCATATCCAGGAAAGAAGCTGTTGCCAGATGACCCCTATGAGAAAGCTTGCCAAAAGATGGTCTTTGAGTTGTTTTCTAAG GTACCACCTTTGTTATTAAGCCTTCTTAGAAGGCAAAATAAGGAAGACTGCTCTGGCCTGAAAGAAGAATTGCATAAAGAATTCAGCAAGCTAGAGGAG GTTCTGACTAATAAGAAGACAACCTTCTTTGGTGGCAGTTCTCTTTCTATGATTGATTACCTCATCTGGCCCTGGTTTGAATGGCTGGTAGCCCTGGAGTTAAATGA GTATGTAAACCACACTCCAAATCTTAAGCTCTGGATGGAAGCCATGATGAAAGATCCTGCAGTATCATCCCTCTTCATTGATCCAAAAGCCTTTCGAGGTTTCTTAGATCTCTATTTGCAGAACAACCTCGAGGCCTGTGACTATGGGCTCTGA
- the GSTO1 gene encoding glutathione S-transferase omega-1 isoform X1 has translation MRFCPFAKRTLLVLKAKGIGHEVININLKNKPEWFFKKNPFGLVPVLENSQGQVIYESAITCEYLDEAYPGKKLLPDDPYEKACQKMVFELFSKVPPLLLSLLRRQNKEDCSGLKEELHKEFSKLEEVLTNKKTTFFGGSSLSMIDYLIWPWFEWLVALELNEYVNHTPNLKLWMEAMMKDPAVSSLFIDPKAFRGFLDLYLQNNLEACDYGL, from the exons ATGAGGTTCTGCCCGTTCGCCAAGAGGACGCTCCTGGTCCTGAAGGCCAAGGGAATTGG GCATGAAGTCATTAACATCAACCTAAAAAATAAGCCTGAGTGGTTCTTCAAGAAGAATCCCTTCGGCCTGGTGCCAGTTCTGGAAAACAGTCAGGGTCAAGTGATCTACGAATCTGCCATCACTTGTGAGTACCTGGATGAAGCATATCCAGGAAAGAAGCTGTTGCCAGATGACCCCTATGAGAAAGCTTGCCAAAAGATGGTCTTTGAGTTGTTTTCTAAG GTACCACCTTTGTTATTAAGCCTTCTTAGAAGGCAAAATAAGGAAGACTGCTCTGGCCTGAAAGAAGAATTGCATAAAGAATTCAGCAAGCTAGAGGAG GTTCTGACTAATAAGAAGACAACCTTCTTTGGTGGCAGTTCTCTTTCTATGATTGATTACCTCATCTGGCCCTGGTTTGAATGGCTGGTAGCCCTGGAGTTAAATGA GTATGTAAACCACACTCCAAATCTTAAGCTCTGGATGGAAGCCATGATGAAAGATCCTGCAGTATCATCCCTCTTCATTGATCCAAAAGCCTTTCGAGGTTTCTTAGATCTCTATTTGCAGAACAACCTCGAGGCCTGTGACTATGGGCTCTGA